In one Gopherus evgoodei ecotype Sinaloan lineage chromosome 1, rGopEvg1_v1.p, whole genome shotgun sequence genomic region, the following are encoded:
- the SHISA2 gene encoding protein shisa-2 homolog has translation MWSGRCWLLLAALGWLLPAEAGASGEYCHGWLDAQGAWRDGFQCPERFDGGDATICCGSCALRYCCSSAEARLDQGVCDNDRQQGADEQGRPDKDGPDGAAVPIYVPFLIVGSVFVAFIILGSVVAACCCRCLRPKQEPQQSRAPGGNRLMETIPMIPSASTSRGSSSRQSSTAASSSSSANSGARAPPTRSQTNCCLPEGTMNNVYVNMPTNFSVLNCQQATQIVPHQGQYLHPQYVGYAVQHDSMPMTPVPPFLDGLQSGYRQIQSPYPHANSEQKMYPAVTV, from the exons ATGTGGAGCGGgcgctgctggctgctgctggcggcgctGGGCTGGCTGCTGCCGGCGGAGGCCGGGGCCAGCGGCGAGTACTGCCACGGCTGGCTGGACGCGCAGGGCGCCTGGCGGGACGGGTTCCAGTGCCCGGAGCGCTTCGACGGCGGGGACGCCACCATCTGCTGCGGCAGCTGCGCCTTGCGCTACTGCTGCTCCAGCGCCGAGGCCAGGCTGGACCAGGGCGTGTGCGACAACGACCGGCAGCAGGGGGCAGACGAGCAGGGCCGGCCGGACAAAGACGGCCCGGATGGCGCAGCAG TGCCCATTTACGTGCCATTCCTTATAGTTGGATCTGTTTTTGTTGCCTTTATCATCCTGGGGTCTGTAGTAGCAGCTTGTTGCTGCAGATGCCTGCGACCCAAGCAAGAGCCACAGCAGAGCCGAGCACCTGGAGGTAATCGGCTGATGGAGACTATTCCCATGATTCCAAGTGCCAGTACCTCCCGTGGTTCCTCTTCTCGCCAATCGAGTACTGCTGCCAGCTCCAGTTCCAGTGCCAATTCAGGTGCCAGAGCCCCCCCTACTAGGTCACAGACCAACTGCTGtttgccagaagggaccatgaatAATGTCTATGTCAACATGCCTACTAATTTCTCAGTACTGAACTGCCAGCAGGCTACCCAGATTGTGCCACACCAAGGGCAGTATCTGCACCCACAGTATGTAGGTTATGCTGTCCAACATGACTCTATGCCTATGACCCCGGTGCCACCTTTCCTGGATGGTCTGCAAAGTGGATACAGGCAGATTCAGTCTCCCTATCCTCATGCCAATAGTGAACAGAAGATGTACCCTGCAGTGACtgtgtaa